Below is a genomic region from Isosphaeraceae bacterium EP7.
TTTCGCTCAGCTTCACCGTCGGGTCATCCAGCGTCTTCAACCAGGCGATGGCTCCTTTCGAAGAGACGGAATCCGCCAGATCGACCGCGAGCACAATCTGAGAACCCGCGTCCGCCCGGATGAGGGCCTTATCGGCCCACCCCGGCGGGAAGGGACGGGGCTTGACGAGAGTCTTGTAGAGCCAATCCGCCAGCAACTGGCGATTTGCCGGGGCGACGAATCCGACGATCTTCTGCGGGAACGAGAGGAGGTAGACGTCGCGCGGGGTCCAGGCCACGTTATGGGTCTGGATTTGTTCGACGTAACCCCCTTCGCGCGCCGCCAGCGTGGAGAGCGGCGGCGGGGTTGCATGGGTTTGCAGCATCCCGAGTTTCCAGCGCTCCTGCGCCGTCTGGAGATCGAGACCCGCCGCGACGACGAACTTGGAAGCGTCCCCCGACACCCCCAGGACCCCGGTCGGGCCGTTATTTGCGCGATCTCGCCAGCCCTCGCGTTTGCCCATCGGGCTGTCGAGGATGCCGTCGACATCAACGAGCACCAAGACATTGGCCTGCTCGGGGAGCCGCGTCAGCAACTCGCCGTACTTCTTGCTCGCCCCCTGAACGCCGCTGGGTTGGGCAGTCAGGGCGATCATCGCCGCGAGCGCGGCAAGGCAGTGGTTTCTCTTCATCGAGACGCTCCTGATGGTCATCAGATGTGATGAAAAATGCAGAGTTGGGAACGCGCCGAAAGCGAGGATATTTCGTCTCGGTGGATCGAACTGATGCCTAGATTCGAGAACTGCGACGATTTGTGGACCGCCATCCCAGCACTTAACTCCATCGGGAGCAAGGGAGTACCGATGGAGGATCTGAATTTGTCAAAGAAATGTGACTCGATGGCTGATCTGCTCGTCTGGATCGCCGCCATCATCGGGTCGGCGCAGCTCATTCCATGCTGGTCCGTTGTCCAGCCCGACGCGTCGTCGGCCGGCCCTATGGCCAAGCACCCTGCGAGCCAGCCGAAGTCTATGGAGGTCGCAGAGCAGGACATCGATCACCTAGCCGGATGACCCCGACATCGAAGAAGTGGATCGCCAGTCATATTTGGACGACACCGCGGAGTTGGCCTATGGTTGATCCGGCCCCATCGAGGAGTCGCGACCGTGGCTTGTCCGCCCTCGGTGGCCGCCGGGATGGCGAACTGGCTTCTGATCGAGCCGCGATTCGTGGCCGCGAAACGGCTGCTGTCCGGCGGTGTTGCCCCCAGTCGAGGGGCGTCGCCCGCCTGACCGGCGCCGGGTGGGCGGGTCGTCGGTTATAGTCCGTTGTTCCGAGTGGGTCCGACATCCTCGCCCCGGACAGATCCAAGCCCAACGAGGCTCGCATGGCCGCCGTCATCCACGCCTCAGGCGTCTTCTTCGACCCGGATGCCTTCCTCGCCGAGGGCGAGCTCGAGCCCTCGAGCGTCTATCGACGGGGTGAACTGTTCCACGCGCCGGGGCACCCCGACAATGGCCATCACGCCGCGTCGGGCTTCGACCTGGTCGTCAGCGAGGCCGACTACCGCGAGTTCCCCCGCCAGGCCGAGGAGGCCACCGCCTTCCTGCTGGCCAACCGCGACGAGTTCGCCCGGCTCCGCGACGCCCGGGGCATCGAGCGCCTTGCCCTCGACTTCGAGATCACCCGCCACGAGATCGTCGTCCAGGGAGACGCCCTCCCCCCGTCCCTCGCCCATCTGGCCGATGAGCTTGGTCTGATCATCGAGTTCTCCCACATCCCCGATGGCGACGAGCCGGGAGAGGCCGCTTAACCTTCGGCGAGCGGGGCGAGACGGCGGACCACGGCGACGATCCGCATCATCGCGTCGTCGACCTCGCCCTCGGTGGTCGTCGCCCCCAGGCTGAACCGGACCGACGACTTCAGGCGGTCGGTCGGCACGCCCATCGCGACCAGGACCGGCGACGGCCGCAGCGAGCCGCTGGCGCAGGCCGAGCCCAGCGAGGCGGCCACCCCGGCCAGGTCCAGCTGCATCAGGAGCGACTCGCCGTCCAGCCCCGGGAACCCCACGTTGAGCGTCTGAGGCAGCCGTAACCTGTTGTCCCGCGGACCGTTCCGAATCGCCATCGCCGGCCCAAGTAATTCAACCAGCCCGGCCTCCAGTCGATCCCGCAGCCGCGTCCACCGCTCGATCCGCTCCAGCCGACTCGTATGCCAGAGTCGCAAGGCCTCGGCCAGCCCGACGGCCAGGGCCACAGGCGCCGTCCCGGGCCGCCTACCCTTCTGCTGCCCGCCGCCGAAGAGTCTGGGAGGGAGCGTCACCCCGGGCCGGATCAGGAGCACGCCGACGCCAGCCGGGCCGTGGAATTTGTGGCCGCTGGCCGCCAGAGTCGCCACCCCCAACTCTTTGAACTGGACCGGAATGCGGCCGACCGCCTGGACGGCGTCGGTGTGGACGGGCACGCCACGTTCGGCCGCCATTCGGGCCAATTCGGCCACCGGCTGGATGGCCCCGGTCTCGTTGTTCGCCAGCATCAGGGCTGCCAGTCGGGTTTCCGGCCCGATCATGCCGGCCATCGCGGCGGCATCCACCAGGCCGTCGGGGCCCACCCCGGCCAGGTCCACGGTCAGGCCGGCCCGTCCCAGCTCGGCCGCGGCCTCGGCGACGGCCGGATGCTCGATCGGGCTGATCAGGGCCCGGCCACCGATCGACCCAACCAGGCCGAACATGGCCAGGTTGTTGGCCTCGGTCCCCCCCGACGTGAACACGACATCCGCCGGCCCTGCTCCCAGGATCTCGGCCACCAGCCCGACGGCGGCGTCCCAGGAGCGACGCGCCGACCGGCCCGCCGCATGTCGGCTCTCGGCGTTGCCAGCGGCCAGCCAGTGCGGCCGCATCGCCTCCAGCACCGAGGGGTCGAGCGGGGTCGTCGCGTTCTGGTCGAGATTGATGGGGGTGCGGGTCATCTCGGATCCAGGCCGCCCGTCGGTTCGCCTTGTCTCAGCCCACGTTGCGCAAGGTCAGCAGCAGGCCGACGACGAACAGGGGGATGCCGATGGGGTAGAGCGGCCCCGACCAGAGTGCCGCGCCGCAGACCATCAACGCGAACCCGAAGACCAGACCGACGAGGCGGCCGGCCGCCGCAAACGTCCAGAAGACGATGCGAAAGGGCATCGTCAGCACCTGCCAGATGGTCCCGATCATGAGGGTCATTCTACCAGAATCCCAAGGCGGCTGACGCGAGCCGGGGTCGGCCGGCCGTGTGGCCGAGATCGCCAGGTGCGGGGCCTGGACGAGCTTGCGCCCGCGCAACAGCCCCGGCAGGCGACTGGGCTTGCCCAATCTGGCCGAGTTCGGTTCAATGCCCGCCCGTCGTCCTCTCATGATATTCGCCGAGTTCGGCGTTCTCTTGGGCTCGCCTTGAGGTTTTCCGCGGACACCCCGGTCGCCGGGGCCTGGATGATGTCGTCGGATCGATCGGGCCGGGCCCATGGATGGCCCCCGGCCCACCCGGAGGAAGAGGCAAGGAGGCCCCGACCGTGCGCAAAGCCCTCTTCGCATTGATGCTGCTGGGCGCCTCGTTCGCCGGCGGCGCGGCCATCAACGGGCCCGCCTTCGAGGTCGCCCGGACCTGGCTGATGGGCCGCACCCGGAGCCTCGTCATCCTCACTTCGGGCCAGCCCACGCCTGCCGAGGCTGCCCCGGCCGACCCCGGCCTCAACTCCGACGCGGTCTCCGAGGCTGAACCCGACTCGATCCTGACCCCGGCCTACCGCAAGATGGGCCTGCCGGGCCGGAAGTCGCCGGCCCTCGCCCGCAAGGGACAGGCCCCGGCGCCCGACGCCGAGGCCCCCAAGCTGCCGACCGCCGGATTGCCCACGGTCGCCGACCCCACCGCCCCCGAGCCGCTCGATCCCAAGGCGTTATCGCTGTCCTCGCCCCCGGCGGGCCCCGACACCGCCCCGCCGCCGGACTTCGGACCTCCCATCCAGGCCGCCGGAAGCTTGCTCGCCGATCTCACTGCCCCGGCCCCCGCCCCCGCGCCGCCGGCCTTGCCGGTCGACCCGGCCGTCGCCCCCGCCGCCGTCGCCCCAGCGGTGCAGGCCCCCAATCCGCTGAGCCCCTCGGGCGGTCGGGCCGGCTCGCGTGACTGGTCCGAACTGAGGCGCAAGCTGCGAGCCGCCGGCGTGGCCCGCTACGAGCTGAAGGCCGAGCCCGAGGGCCGAGCCCACATCGCCTGCCTGATCCCCCTGGCTGGCCGCCGAGCCGTCGCCCAGCAGTTCGAGGCCGAGGGGGCCGATGAGTGCGCCGCCGTCGAGGCCGTCCTCCGCAGGATCGCCCTCTGGAAGGCCACCGAAGGGGGGACGCCATGACTGGCCCACGCCCCCCGGGCCCATCTTGTCGGCCGCGGGCTCGCCTCGGTAGCATGAATCCAGGCCGGTCGACGCGGGGGGCTGCTCCCCTCCACGGCCGGGTCCCCAGGCAGGAAGTCTCTCGGCATGGCCTCAGAGCCGTCGGTGAAAGCCGTCCTCATCATCACCGGCACCAGCATCCGCGCCGAAGAGCTCGACCGGCCGCTGGCCTACTACCTCAAGCAGAAGGTGGAGGCCGCCCTGGCCGACGGCGACCATGGGGCCAGGCCCCCACGGGTCGTCGTCATGAGCGACCTCCGCTGGTTGCACGACGAGCCCCTCCAGGTGCTGCCCACCATCTGCCTGGGCGGTCCCGGCGTCAACGCCCTCTCCCGCCGCTGGCTCGAGCAGGTCCCCTTGTCGATGGCCGTCGACGACCGATACTATATTCAGATGGACCCAGACCTGGACGAGCCGCACGTCTGCATCTGGGGCATGGACAACGCCAACACGCAGATCGCCGTCTCCCTCTTCATCGATCGCTTCCTCCCCTACTTCCTCGACCAGGTCCTGACCGCCGACCTCGACTCGACCGACATCGACCTCGATGCCGAAGACAACGACTGACCGAGCCTCCCGCCCCGCTCTTCCGCACATCGAAGCCGATGTCATCACCACGCTCAGTCGCGGCGACTCTTCCCGGCCCGCCGCCCCGCCTATTTTGTCAAGAAATTGCCACGAGGCGAATTTCTTAGGGACGGAACGCTCCGTTCGAACGATGGTATTCAATAGGGGCAATCCATCGCGGATGGCCCCGACAACGACGCCGGGGGGCATCCACCCTCCCCGTCGCGTCCCCTCCGGCGCAACGTCGCGTCGGCCGGGCCGGGGGCTCCGAGGCGCCCCTCCCGACTCCGCGCGGTCACGCGGAGGCCGCCCAAGGAAGGCGGCCGGTGGGTCCCGACCCAGGGATGGGGAGGTGCCTCCATGCTCGCGCTCGCCCGCCGTACGCACAGGAAGCCCGCCCGCTCGGCCGCCCTGCCGGCCTTCGCGCTCGGGGCCGCCGTCGTCTTGCTCGGGGCCGGGGTTACGCCCGCCTCCGAGGACCCCGCCGGGCCGGTGGCCCAGGTCGAGGCCGTCGCCGTGTCGAACGCCAACGGCAACAGCCGGACCCCGCGCTCGGCCGCCGACTTGCTCAAGCCCGACATCCTCCCCCCGAGACCCGCCGCCGAGGTGACGACCCTCTCGTCCGCCGGCTCGCCCGCCGACGCGTCCGCCCACGCCTTGACCGTGCTCGGCCGCGCCCACGCCCAGGACCAGGGGGCCTGGCACGTCGACTACCGCCTCAGGATCGACGGCCCCCACGGCCTGATCCTCGCCCCCTCGGAGGTCACCGCCCGCGTCGAGGGCTGGGTCTCCAACTCGCGCGTGTCCGGCCACTCCATCCCCCGGTTCAGCAGCGCCACCCTCTCCGGACCCGCCGCCGCCGCGGGCCTGTCCGACGTCATCAACGCCGTCGAGGAGGCCGGCCGCTGCCGCGAGCGCCTCATCGTCCAGGTCTGGCCCGAGGCCAGGCCCCCGCTCGCACCGCCCGACCCCCACGCCGCGCACCGGCCCTTGCTCAGCCTGGCGCCGGGCTCGGTCCTCTGCGTCCGCGTCCGCCTGGAGCATGAGCACGTCGTCTTCGGCGACTACGACCCCCTGCTCGGCCTCCGCACGCTCGACCTCCAGCTCGGCCCGGTCGCCCTGCGCGACGGCCTGCCGCTCGACCGCGAGCAGTACCGGGCGCAGGCCCTGGGCAACTGGACCGAGCCCCCCGCCGAGCGCCTTGACGCGAGGATGGCCGTCTCCGGCCCCGACAGCCTGCACCTCCAGGCCCACGTCCCCGGCAACCACTACTTCCGCTTCCGTGAGCGCCCCGTGCGCTACGACACCCGGATGCGCCTGACCTACTGGTACGCCGTGGCCCCCGGCACCGAGGGCGAATGCCGCGCCCGGATCGCCCAGTACAAGGAGACGAAATCCTCCTGGAAGGTCCTGCCCGACGGCTCCCACGAGCAGGTCCTCGCCACCGTTGGCCGCTGGGTCAAGGTCGAGCGAACCTTCCGGACCGAGCGCGACGCCACCACCCTGGCCCTCGACTTCAGCCTCACCGGCTCCGAGGTCGGAGAAGCCTGGGTCGACGACGTCCGCCTCGAACGGGCCGACGCCCTCGCCGCCGGCCCCTGATTCCTCGAACCTCGGCCCCGGGGCTCGGCCATCCACGTGCCCATCCCGGGGCCGACAATCATTGAATGGTTTTATCGGCGCTCATAGTCTCATTCGAAATCGTCGCCAACGACATCGCCCCCGGCAATCGTCGTCAAAGCTTCGAACACCGCCGGATCGATCGTGCCGCGAATGAATCGGACCGACCCATCGGCAAACGCGACGTTGGCCCCGCCTTCGTGGAACCCGCCGAAGGGCCGGCCTGCGCCGATGTAGGGGCGTTGCGCCGGGTCGGCCGATCGGATCGTGGACGAACCGCCGGACATCCAGCACCCGTTGTTCAACCCCGTCTCCGCCAGCATCATCGTCCGCGCCGCGCCGTCTTTGAGGTCCGCCATCCTGGTCACTCGGGTATACCCGAAGATCCCCGCGCGAGGATGGCCCGCCGCCAGGATCGGGGCGTCCGCACCGACCCCGGCGATCCCCACGTACGAGGTCGTCGCGAATCCCCCGGCCGTCGTGGTCATCGGGCACTTCGGACAGGTGAGGCTGCCGATCGATAATCGGGAATAAGTCAAGTTGGGGACGACATCAAATGGCTTTGATGGGTCGGTTGTGGTGTAGACAGCAGAAACATCCAAGTAGCCCGAAGCCTGATGAATCCAGCTCGTGCCCATCTCGGGGGGCATGTTTGCGAGGATCTGGCCGCGCGGGAACTCCCCGCCGTTCCCTCTGTTGTACCATTCGGTATAACTGATCACGGCAAACGTAAGCTCTTTCATCTGATTGGTACATGACAGGGATCGTGCGGACTCGACGCCTCGTCGGAACAATTCAATCATCGCGAAGCCAATCGCCGCGACAGCCACGACGAGCATCAATTTTCTCACGGACAACTTGAAGTGGATCATACGCGTCCTCCCCAATTCACCGGCGGTCAAACGACGGAATTGGCTTGGGTGAGAAGGAAATAATCGATGATTGCCAAAAAGATATAGCGGTATAGACAACGAGAATCCCGCCCAAAGTCCGATTCCTCGTTGACCCGACGGGCCGTCCGGCGCACGATCCAGGGGAGGCCCCATTCTCCAAGTTCCATCCCCTAGGCCGGCCCCCAAGGAGTCATCGAATCATGATTCTCAAACCTTTCTCGCCGACCGTGAAAGACGCCGGAGAGATCGAGGCCCTGATCACGACCGCCCACCCGGCGGCTCTCGAAGGGGAATCCGTGCTGATCTACAACGGGCCCGACGGGCCTCTCGCGCTGACGGCGCTCGAGGCCGGTCTGGGCGATTATCGGATCGTCAATGCCACGGACATCGAACGGCAGGCGCTCGACGATGCCGGGTTCCTGCTCCCCGATGCCTGAAGGTGGGCGGTCACGCCGTTCGGGATCAGTCTCCCTCGCGCGGGCGGGCGGGTTCTGAGCGGCCCAGGACGGCGAGGCGGTCGGCCTGCGTCGCCTCGTAGATCGCCTTGCGGGCGCGGTTGATGCCGCCAAGCGGTTGGTGGTCGGGCAGCGTGTGCCAGGGGGTGAAGGCCATCGCCTCGGCCAGGGCCAGCCGCTCGGGGGTGGCCGGATTCTGGATCGGCATTCGAAGGGTGGCCACCTTGTGCCAGGGTGCGGTGGGCCGGGCGTCGTCCCAGTCCACCGTCGGGTCTTCGACCGGCATCGAGGTCGGATCGCCCTGGATCTGCACCAGCAGGTCGAACTCCGCGGGCCGATCGTTCAAGGTGGCCACCAGCCGATCTCGCAGGAAGTCGGGCGTGGTCCCCATGGGCAGGGGCGGGCCGTTGGCCTGGATCGGCCTGAATGAGAACTTGATCGCTCGCGGACCCAGCCGATAGGGCGTCGTGCTATAAAATCGGGCCGCCAGCAGGTCGCCGCATTTGCGGAAGACCTTGGACAGCCGCAGCAGGCGGCCAGGGTGCCAGCCGAGCGGATTCAGGCCCGGGAGGAGATAACTCCGGGGGAATCCCCCGCGGGCGGCCAGCAGGGCCCTGGTCAAATCGAGATACTCGACATTGTTCCTGATGAAGAACGTCGGCATATCGATCGCAATGAAGTCCTGTTCCGAGGCGCCCAGGTCGTCCGTCCCCAGCACCTTCACCGCCATCCCCCGCAGTCCCTTCTTGCGGTCGTCCTCGCCCTTGCCGTTGGAATAGCGCACCCAGGCCTCGAAGGTCCGCGGCTCGCGGAACAGGCCGTGGCGCAGCTCGTCGGCCAGACCCCCGCCCACCACCAGGTCCGCCTTCACGAGCCCATGCTGCTTGGGGTGCTGGGGCCTGCGCCCGGGCGTCCCCTCGATCGCGTGCAGCCGCCGCTGCGTCTCGACCAGCTCGGCGATCATCGCCTGTTCATTCGGCTCAATCGTCTCGAGTTCGGAATTGAGCATCGCGTCCCTCGGGGGCGTTGTGCCGACGTCTCGCCCTTCGAACGAGACGCGGCCCGTGCCTGCGAACTGAGTTCGCAGGCGCGGGCCGCCCGGGATTCTCTCCGGATTCGGGGCGTCGATCAAGGCTCCAGCGGCAGGCCGGCGGCCTCGGTCACGCGATCGAAGAAGGCGGCCTCGGTGACCTGGAACACCAGCTCCGCCACCTGCTTGTCGGTGTACGGCCCGCGCAGGCGGGCGATGTCCGAGTCGCCGACCATCGCCGGGTCGACCGTCAGCTT
It encodes:
- a CDS encoding DUF1559 domain-containing protein; translation: MGPPLDRAPDGPSGQRGIGLWAGFSLSIPLYLFGNHRLFPSHPSQFRRLTAGELGRTRMIHFKLSVRKLMLVVAVAAIGFAMIELFRRGVESARSLSCTNQMKELTFAVISYTEWYNRGNGGEFPRGQILANMPPEMGTSWIHQASGYLDVSAVYTTTDPSKPFDVVPNLTYSRLSIGSLTCPKCPMTTTAGGFATTSYVGIAGVGADAPILAAGHPRAGIFGYTRVTRMADLKDGAARTMMLAETGLNNGCWMSGGSSTIRSADPAQRPYIGAGRPFGGFHEGGANVAFADGSVRFIRGTIDPAVFEALTTIAGGDVVGDDFE
- a CDS encoding cysteine desulfurase family protein, which encodes MTRTPINLDQNATTPLDPSVLEAMRPHWLAAGNAESRHAAGRSARRSWDAAVGLVAEILGAGPADVVFTSGGTEANNLAMFGLVGSIGGRALISPIEHPAVAEAAAELGRAGLTVDLAGVGPDGLVDAAAMAGMIGPETRLAALMLANNETGAIQPVAELARMAAERGVPVHTDAVQAVGRIPVQFKELGVATLAASGHKFHGPAGVGVLLIRPGVTLPPRLFGGGQQKGRRPGTAPVALAVGLAEALRLWHTSRLERIERWTRLRDRLEAGLVELLGPAMAIRNGPRDNRLRLPQTLNVGFPGLDGESLLMQLDLAGVAASLGSACASGSLRPSPVLVAMGVPTDRLKSSVRFSLGATTTEGEVDDAMMRIVAVVRRLAPLAEG